One Ananas comosus cultivar F153 linkage group 1, ASM154086v1, whole genome shotgun sequence DNA window includes the following coding sequences:
- the LOC109710191 gene encoding peroxiredoxin Q, chloroplastic: MACTCFTKHPLPLLNFTRPTKNFPSPALPTLPRSSHSLLFGLKFPTLSTPSSSFPSSPPSLPHHRSPISAKVSKGDVPPNFTLKDQDGKTVSLSKFKGKPVVVYFYPADETPGCTKEACAFRDSYEKFKKAGAEVVGISGDDPSSHKAFATKYRLPFTLLSDEGNKVRKGWGVPSDLFGTLPGRQTYVLDRNGVVQLVYNNQFQPEKHVEETLKLLQSI; this comes from the exons ATGGCTTGCACCTGCTTCACAAAGcaccctctccccctcctcaaTTTCACAAGACCAACCAAAAATTTCCCCTCCCCAGCTCTCCCCACCCTCCCCAGATCCTCACATTCCCTACTTTTTGGCCTCAAATTCCCCACTCTGTCCACCCCATCTTCCTCATTTCCCTCCTCCCCTCCTTCACTCCCTCATCACAGGTCACCCATTTCTGCAaag GTGTCCAAAGGTGATGTGCCTCCTAATTTCACTCTAAAGGACCAGGATGGGAAGactgtctctctctccaaatTCAAAGGCAAACCAGTGGTGGTCTACTTCTACCCAGCAGATGAGACACCTGGGTGCACcaaagag GCCTGTGCCTTTAGAGACTCCTATGAGAAGTTCAAAAAAGCGGGAGCAGAGGTTGTTGGAATCAGTGGTGATGATCCTTCCTCTCACAAG GCATTTGCTACAAAGTATAGGCTACCATTCACTCTTCTGAGTGATGAAGGGAACAAAGTGAGGAAGGGGTGGGGGGTTCCCTCTGATCTCTTTGGCACACTACCTGGGAGGCAAACCTATGTCTTGGATAGGAATGGtgtggttcagttggtttaCAACAACCAATTCCAACCTGAGAAGCATGTAGAGGAGACCTTAAAGCTACTTCAAAGCATCTGA
- the LOC109713115 gene encoding 3-oxoacyl-[acyl-carrier-protein] synthase II, chloroplastic isoform X1 codes for MAASAVASPLCTWLVAACMSVACGEERPRGQWRGSALGGAGPRRRRGRGGVGAAAAASWMERRDPPRRIISALFGGSGGIQGLMSTCLAFEPCADFVHGSTNGSASFLAEHLFGATRRRRRAARSSAASDAGKAMAVALQPEKEAVEKKKLDTKQRRVVVTGMGVVTPLGHDPDVFYDNLLAGVSGISEIETFDCSSFPTRIAGEIKSFSCDGWVAPKLSKRMDKFMLYLLIAGKKALEDGGITEDIMNLLDKTRCGVLIGSAMGGMKVFNDAIEALRVSYKKMNPFCVPFATTNMGSAILAMDLGWMGPNYSISTACATSNFCILNAANHIRRGEADLMLCGGSDAAVIPIGLGGFVACRALSQRNNDPTKASRPWDVDRDGFVMGEGAGVLLLEELEHAKQRGAEIYAEFLGGSFTCDAYHMTEPHPEGTGVILCIEKALAESGVAKEDVNYVNAHATSTPAGDLKEYQALIHCFGQNPELRVNSTKSMTGHLLGAAGGVEAVAVIQAIRKGWVHPNINLDNPEKSVDANVLVGSRKERLDVKVALSNSFGFGGHNSSILFAPYK; via the exons ATGGCGGCGTCCGCCGTGGCGTCCCCGCTGTGCACGTGGCTGGTGGCTGCGTGCATGTCGGTCGCGTGCGGCGAGGAGCGCCCGCGGGGGCAATGGAGGGGCTCCGCGCTCGGCGGGGccgggccgcggcggcggagggggcgcGGCGGCGttggagcggcggcggcggcgtcgtggATGGAGCGGCGGGATCCGCCGCGGAGGATCATCTCCGCCCTGTTCGGGGGTTCCGGGGGGATCCAGGGGCTCATGAGCACGTGCCTTGCCTTCGAGCCCTGCGCCGATTTCGTCCACGGCTCCACCAATGGCTCCGCCTCCTTCCTGGCCGAGCACCTCTTCGGCGCCACTCGGAGGCGGCGCAGGGCCGCGCGCTCCTCCGCAGCTTCTG ATGCAGGAAAAGCTATGGCGGTTGCATTGCAACCTGAAAAGGAAGCtgtggagaaaaagaaacttgACACCAAACAGAGGAGGGTTGTTGTGACGGGCATGGGTGTAGTGACTCCACTAGGCCATGATCCTGATGTCTTTTACGATAATCTTCTTGCTGGCGTCAGTGGCATTAGTGAGATAGAGACGTTTGATTGTTCAAGTTTCCCTACG AGGATTGCAGGAGAAATTAAATCCTTTTCTTGTGATGGGTGGGTCGCGCCAAAACTATCGAAGCGGATGGATAAATTCATGCTGTACTTGCTAATTGCTGGGAAAAAAGCATTGGAGGATGGTGGAATTACAGAGGATATCATGAATCTTTTAGACAAAACTAGGTGTGGAGTTCTCATTGGGTCTGCCATGGGTGGTATGAAG GTGTTTAACGATGCGATTGAAGCATTAAGGGTCTCTTACAAGAAAATGAATCCGTTTTGTGTACCTTTTGCAACTACAAACATGGGGTCTGCCATTCTTGCAATGGATCTG GGTTGGATGGGCCCCAACTATTCTATATCTACTGCATGTGCGACTAGCAACTTCTGTATTCTGAATGCCGCGAATCATATTAGAAGAGGTGAAGCT GACCTGATGCTTTGTGGTGGTTCTGACGCTGCTGTCATACCCATAG GATTGGGAGGTTTTGTGGCTTGCAGAGCACTTTCACAGAGAAACAATGATCCCACAAAAGCTTCCAGGCCCTGGGATGTT GACCGTGATGGATTTGTTATGGGAGAAGGAGCTGGCGTGCTTCTGTTAGAAGAACTAGAACATGCTAAG CAAAGAGGAGCAGAGATCTACGCTGAGTTTCTAGGAGGAAGCTTCACATGTGATGCATACCACATGACAGAGCCACATCCTGAAG GGACGGGTGTTATTCTCTGTATTGAGAAGGCACTAGCAGAATCCGGGGTAGCCAAAGAAGACGTCAATTATGTCAATGCTCATGCAACTTCTACACCAGCTGGTGACCTGAAAGAGTATCAAGCTCTCATTCATTGTTTTGGGCAGAATCCTGAG CTACGAGTGAACTCGACAAAATCCATGACGGGGCATCTACTGGGAGCTGCTGGAGGAGTGGAAGCTGTTGCTGTGATACAG GCAATACGCAAAGGGTGGGTCCATCCAAATATCAATCTAGACAACCCTGAGAAAAGTGTG GATGCCAACGTACTGGTAGGATCAAGAAAAGAACGGCTGGATGTGAAGGTAGCGCTATCCAACTCCTTTGGCTTTGGCGGACACAACTCGTCGATCCTGTTTGCACCGTACAAGTGA
- the LOC109707239 gene encoding uncharacterized protein LOC109707239 yields MPTLVDPPSSVLHPTMDDEEMAEIHSIVEQHDMEWNDTVNLVTSAWWSKFLKKMEGGVEESRDGGERDDLHAIGEIFDVPPCFYEGFGLENKENNFMEQHLCDNYRNEDYSEDALPRLEIGEIDGWEGEWLS; encoded by the exons ATGCCCACACTAGTCGACCCGCCCTCGTCGGTGTTGCATCCTACGATGGACGATGAAGAGATGGCGGAGATCCATTCGATCGTAGAGCAGCATGATATGGAGTGGAACGATACGGTGAACTTGGTCACGTCGGCGTGGTGGAGCAAATTCCTCAAGAAAATGGAAGGGGGTGTCGAGGAGAGTCGCGACGGAGGAGAAAGAGACGATCTGCATGCGATCGGTGAAATTTTCGATGTGCCTCCGTGTTTCTACGAAGGCTTTGGTCTAGAAAACAAAGAGAACAATTTCATGGAGCAGCATTTGTGTGATAATTATCGGAACGAGGACTATTCGGAAGATGCGCTGCCACG CTTAGAAATTGGAGAAATCGACGGCTGGGAGGGAGAATGGCTGTCATAG
- the LOC109713115 gene encoding 3-oxoacyl-[acyl-carrier-protein] synthase II, chloroplastic isoform X2 produces the protein MAASAVASPLCTWLVAACMSVACGEERPRGQWRGSALGGAGPRRRRGRGGVGAAAAASWMERRDPPRRIISALFGGSGGIQGLMSTCLAFEPCADFVHGSTNGSASFLAEHLFGATRRRRRAARSSAASGKAMAVALQPEKEAVEKKKLDTKQRRVVVTGMGVVTPLGHDPDVFYDNLLAGVSGISEIETFDCSSFPTRIAGEIKSFSCDGWVAPKLSKRMDKFMLYLLIAGKKALEDGGITEDIMNLLDKTRCGVLIGSAMGGMKVFNDAIEALRVSYKKMNPFCVPFATTNMGSAILAMDLGWMGPNYSISTACATSNFCILNAANHIRRGEADLMLCGGSDAAVIPIGLGGFVACRALSQRNNDPTKASRPWDVDRDGFVMGEGAGVLLLEELEHAKQRGAEIYAEFLGGSFTCDAYHMTEPHPEGTGVILCIEKALAESGVAKEDVNYVNAHATSTPAGDLKEYQALIHCFGQNPELRVNSTKSMTGHLLGAAGGVEAVAVIQAIRKGWVHPNINLDNPEKSVDANVLVGSRKERLDVKVALSNSFGFGGHNSSILFAPYK, from the exons ATGGCGGCGTCCGCCGTGGCGTCCCCGCTGTGCACGTGGCTGGTGGCTGCGTGCATGTCGGTCGCGTGCGGCGAGGAGCGCCCGCGGGGGCAATGGAGGGGCTCCGCGCTCGGCGGGGccgggccgcggcggcggagggggcgcGGCGGCGttggagcggcggcggcggcgtcgtggATGGAGCGGCGGGATCCGCCGCGGAGGATCATCTCCGCCCTGTTCGGGGGTTCCGGGGGGATCCAGGGGCTCATGAGCACGTGCCTTGCCTTCGAGCCCTGCGCCGATTTCGTCCACGGCTCCACCAATGGCTCCGCCTCCTTCCTGGCCGAGCACCTCTTCGGCGCCACTCGGAGGCGGCGCAGGGCCGCGCGCTCCTCCGCAGCTTCTG GAAAAGCTATGGCGGTTGCATTGCAACCTGAAAAGGAAGCtgtggagaaaaagaaacttgACACCAAACAGAGGAGGGTTGTTGTGACGGGCATGGGTGTAGTGACTCCACTAGGCCATGATCCTGATGTCTTTTACGATAATCTTCTTGCTGGCGTCAGTGGCATTAGTGAGATAGAGACGTTTGATTGTTCAAGTTTCCCTACG AGGATTGCAGGAGAAATTAAATCCTTTTCTTGTGATGGGTGGGTCGCGCCAAAACTATCGAAGCGGATGGATAAATTCATGCTGTACTTGCTAATTGCTGGGAAAAAAGCATTGGAGGATGGTGGAATTACAGAGGATATCATGAATCTTTTAGACAAAACTAGGTGTGGAGTTCTCATTGGGTCTGCCATGGGTGGTATGAAG GTGTTTAACGATGCGATTGAAGCATTAAGGGTCTCTTACAAGAAAATGAATCCGTTTTGTGTACCTTTTGCAACTACAAACATGGGGTCTGCCATTCTTGCAATGGATCTG GGTTGGATGGGCCCCAACTATTCTATATCTACTGCATGTGCGACTAGCAACTTCTGTATTCTGAATGCCGCGAATCATATTAGAAGAGGTGAAGCT GACCTGATGCTTTGTGGTGGTTCTGACGCTGCTGTCATACCCATAG GATTGGGAGGTTTTGTGGCTTGCAGAGCACTTTCACAGAGAAACAATGATCCCACAAAAGCTTCCAGGCCCTGGGATGTT GACCGTGATGGATTTGTTATGGGAGAAGGAGCTGGCGTGCTTCTGTTAGAAGAACTAGAACATGCTAAG CAAAGAGGAGCAGAGATCTACGCTGAGTTTCTAGGAGGAAGCTTCACATGTGATGCATACCACATGACAGAGCCACATCCTGAAG GGACGGGTGTTATTCTCTGTATTGAGAAGGCACTAGCAGAATCCGGGGTAGCCAAAGAAGACGTCAATTATGTCAATGCTCATGCAACTTCTACACCAGCTGGTGACCTGAAAGAGTATCAAGCTCTCATTCATTGTTTTGGGCAGAATCCTGAG CTACGAGTGAACTCGACAAAATCCATGACGGGGCATCTACTGGGAGCTGCTGGAGGAGTGGAAGCTGTTGCTGTGATACAG GCAATACGCAAAGGGTGGGTCCATCCAAATATCAATCTAGACAACCCTGAGAAAAGTGTG GATGCCAACGTACTGGTAGGATCAAGAAAAGAACGGCTGGATGTGAAGGTAGCGCTATCCAACTCCTTTGGCTTTGGCGGACACAACTCGTCGATCCTGTTTGCACCGTACAAGTGA